From the Psychrobacillus sp. FSL K6-4046 genome, one window contains:
- the pcp gene encoding pyroglutamyl-peptidase I: MKTLLLTGFEPFLQLTVNPTMKIVEQLNGLEINGHRIVGKILPVDFRASGKELLQLLEAEKPDVHISLGLAAGRYKITPERVAINVQDGDVDNKGNRPVDEVIQANGEPGYFSTLPIRKMVEKLIQNGFPAEISNTAGTYLCNNVMYEALHYAQKSNNKLISGFIHIPASHELAIAHGKIPSWSHEDLKNSIITCIGALEHHDN, from the coding sequence ATGAAAACATTGTTATTAACAGGATTTGAACCGTTTTTACAGCTTACTGTCAATCCAACTATGAAAATTGTGGAACAGTTAAATGGTTTAGAGATTAATGGTCATAGGATTGTTGGTAAGATCCTACCGGTAGATTTTCGTGCCTCTGGTAAGGAGCTACTTCAATTACTGGAAGCAGAAAAGCCAGACGTACACATATCTTTAGGCTTAGCAGCTGGCAGGTATAAAATTACTCCTGAGAGAGTTGCTATCAATGTACAAGATGGGGATGTAGACAACAAAGGAAATAGGCCCGTTGATGAAGTGATCCAGGCAAACGGAGAACCGGGTTATTTCTCTACGTTGCCAATTCGAAAAATGGTGGAAAAGCTAATCCAAAATGGTTTTCCTGCTGAAATTTCTAATACAGCAGGAACCTACCTTTGTAATAATGTCATGTATGAAGCACTACATTATGCACAGAAGTCCAATAATAAACTGATTTCGGGGTTCATCCATATTCCGGCATCTCATGAACTAGCGATTGCACATGGGAAAATTCCGAGCTGGTCTCATGAGGACTTGAAAAATAGTATTATCACTTGTATTGGTGCGTTAGAACATCATGACAATTGA
- a CDS encoding biotin-dependent carboxyltransferase family protein, whose product MKALFKVIKEGVYASYQDLGRPGYRKFGMPVAGPMDKYAFQMGNKIVSNSPNSLALELFLGGLSLEVLDTHKLVISGANLEATLDGRNPVELWTSFLVIKGQILSFNSPSKGSIAYIIPQGGFCADEVMNSSSAYPRADIGYVLKPNMILYGRDTSYTNKRSRLIPSLIPTYENDVTVNVWGSPHLALFETSSIDTFFNSIYTYKAGNRMGYYLDGPELKFVSKGDILSEATQFGTIQITNNGQPVVLMADAHTVGGYATMGKIVDEDLWKISQLRSGGKIRFQWRE is encoded by the coding sequence ATGAAGGCGCTTTTTAAAGTTATAAAAGAGGGGGTTTACGCATCCTATCAGGATTTAGGCAGACCAGGGTATCGGAAATTTGGGATGCCTGTTGCTGGACCGATGGATAAATATGCTTTTCAAATGGGGAATAAAATTGTATCCAACTCTCCAAACTCCTTAGCATTAGAACTATTTTTAGGTGGCTTATCACTGGAAGTTTTAGATACTCATAAATTAGTTATCAGTGGGGCGAATCTGGAAGCTACGCTAGATGGAAGAAACCCCGTGGAGCTATGGACATCATTTCTAGTCATCAAAGGTCAAATCCTATCCTTTAATAGTCCGAGTAAAGGAAGTATTGCTTACATAATTCCACAAGGAGGATTTTGTGCGGACGAGGTGATGAACAGTAGTTCAGCATATCCAAGAGCAGATATTGGATATGTACTGAAGCCAAACATGATTTTATATGGGAGGGATACTTCGTATACAAACAAACGCTCTCGATTAATACCGTCTCTTATTCCTACTTATGAAAATGATGTAACTGTTAATGTTTGGGGAAGTCCACATTTGGCTTTATTTGAAACGAGCAGTATTGATACTTTTTTTAATTCGATTTATACATATAAGGCTGGGAATCGGATGGGATATTATTTAGATGGCCCTGAGCTAAAGTTCGTCTCTAAGGGCGATATTCTATCGGAGGCAACCCAGTTTGGTACTATTCAAATTACTAATAATGGTCAGCCGGTTGTTTTAATGGCAGATGCACATACGGTTGGTGGATATGCTACCATGGGGAAAATAGTAGACGAAGATTTATGGAAGATCTCCCAATTGAGGAGTGGTGGAAAGATTCGTTTTCAATGGAGAGAGTGA
- the pxpB gene encoding 5-oxoprolinase subunit PxpB — MTIEMPTFFRTGERTLRFSFKETISQEVWRQVHFFAEMVSLEWNHLIEEVVPSYHTITVFFIDSSALDKVDIKGFLFQWQHKNLALEKMPTRLVHIPVCYEEPYSLDMDRIASLNGLSSKQIIQLHTQPLYTVYMIGFLPGFPYLGELHKSLCISRLDKPRSIVPKGSVGIGGNQTGIYPLESPGGWNIIGRTPLELYSAFRNDHFLLRARDLIRFFPISIHEYEEIASELKQDSLAMKRFVEELSK; from the coding sequence ATGACAATTGAAATGCCAACTTTTTTTAGAACAGGGGAGAGGACTTTACGTTTTAGTTTTAAAGAGACTATAAGTCAAGAAGTATGGAGACAAGTACATTTCTTTGCTGAAATGGTTTCATTAGAATGGAATCATCTTATAGAGGAAGTGGTGCCAAGCTATCATACAATTACGGTGTTTTTTATTGATTCGTCGGCATTAGACAAAGTCGATATTAAGGGATTCTTATTCCAATGGCAGCATAAAAATTTAGCTTTAGAAAAAATGCCAACTAGATTAGTACATATTCCCGTTTGTTACGAGGAGCCGTATTCGTTAGATATGGATAGAATAGCTTCTTTAAATGGTCTTTCTTCCAAACAGATTATTCAGCTTCACACACAACCATTATATACCGTATATATGATTGGATTTTTACCCGGTTTTCCTTATTTAGGAGAGTTACATAAAAGCCTTTGCATTTCTCGCCTAGACAAGCCTAGAAGTATAGTACCAAAAGGCTCTGTTGGAATTGGAGGAAATCAAACAGGCATTTATCCCTTAGAATCACCAGGAGGATGGAACATTATTGGAAGAACACCTTTGGAGCTCTATTCGGCTTTTAGAAATGACCATTTTCTATTAAGAGCAAGAGATTTAATTAGATTTTTTCCCATTTCAATACATGAATATGAAGAGATAGCTAGTGAGTTAAAACAAGATTCTCTTGCTATGAAACGTTTTGTAGAGGAGTTGTCTAAATGA
- a CDS encoding 5-oxoprolinase subunit PxpA, whose product MTIDINADVGESFGAFSVGEDQELFKVITSANIACGFHAGDFSVMNRTVKEAKKNNLSIGAHPGFPDLQGFGRRNMIMSPEEIYEMVIYQVGALKAFCQLHHVRLRHVKPHGALYNMAAKDSSVAKAIAQATFDMEPDLILYGLCNSELIDAGKMIGLQTAQEAFADRLYDEDGQLVNRTEPNAILTTDEDIVTQVLRIVKDRQVKTKSGDSIRIHANTLCFHGDGKNVSAVVRKVRKVLEENNVRIAPLELGI is encoded by the coding sequence ATAACAATTGATATAAATGCGGATGTAGGGGAAAGCTTTGGAGCCTTTAGCGTAGGGGAAGACCAGGAATTATTTAAAGTGATTACTTCAGCTAATATTGCTTGTGGATTCCACGCGGGAGATTTTTCGGTAATGAACCGAACAGTAAAGGAAGCTAAGAAAAATAATTTATCCATTGGTGCTCACCCAGGTTTTCCAGACCTGCAAGGATTTGGACGTAGGAATATGATAATGTCACCCGAAGAAATCTATGAGATGGTTATCTATCAAGTTGGGGCCTTAAAGGCTTTCTGTCAGCTTCATCATGTACGACTTAGGCATGTAAAGCCACATGGTGCTCTTTACAATATGGCTGCAAAAGATTCCTCTGTTGCTAAAGCAATTGCGCAGGCGACGTTTGATATGGAACCAGACTTGATTTTATATGGGTTATGCAACAGTGAACTAATAGATGCGGGAAAAATGATAGGTCTTCAAACTGCACAGGAGGCTTTTGCCGATCGCCTTTATGATGAGGATGGGCAGCTAGTTAACCGAACAGAGCCAAATGCTATTTTGACTACTGATGAAGATATCGTTACGCAGGTTTTACGAATCGTAAAAGATCGACAAGTAAAGACCAAGTCTGGGGATAGTATAAGAATCCATGCTAATACCTTGTGCTTTCATGGCGATGGCAAAAATGTCTCGGCAGTCGTTAGGAAAGTTAGAAAAGTCCTAGAGGAAAACAATGTGAGGATTGCACCTTTGGAGTTGGGAATATGA